In Colias croceus chromosome 19, ilColCroc2.1, the following are encoded in one genomic region:
- the LOC123700055 gene encoding gastrula zinc finger protein XlCGF7.1-like isoform X2, with the protein MDKCGICLKPAEQLFETGKDGVYACFKCQPLVPEVTIGDNDQGTSEQSSNNEESFQKNMQLQNHMRNHRAERRFMCTFCNKAFSQSNNLRAHLRIHTNERPYKCQECGKAFTQVTNLNNHVRLHTGERPFVCPEPGCDKAYAQVTNLNQHRKRHLSGRPLENSYQCPICGERFSQRNHMYAHRREAHSTFKSPVRVRFACSMCDVKLPTERLLQAHIAQFHTDEDEEPEQVQFKCVFASCGAVVSSPREHTEHLLRAHQLRVLATSAHRPPKRGRPPKMMKDPLDIGDQSEYEEVPIIKQEPQFVTKFKVQSLFQ; encoded by the exons ATGGATAAATGTGGAATATGTTTAAAGCCAGCAGAG CAACTATTCGAAACTGGCAAGGACGGAGTATATGCCTGTTTCAAATGCCAGCCACTTGTGCCAGAGGTGACCATAGGAGACAATGATCAAGGCACTTCAGAACAATCATCTAATAATGAAGAG TCATTCCAGAAAAATATGCAGTTGCAAAATCACATGCGGAACCATCGCGCCGAGAGACGGTTCATGTGCACGTTCTGTAACAAAG CGTTCTCGCAGTCGAATAATTTGCGAGCACACCTGCGTATCCACACCAATGAGCGACCTTATAAATGTCAGGAATGTGGCAAAGCCTTTACCCAA GTGACGAATTTAAACAATCATGTTCGACTTCACACGGGAGAGAGGCCTTTCGTTTGTCCGGAGCCTGGTTGTGACAAAGCATATGCACAG GTAACAAATCTGAACCAACATCGCAAACGACATCTATCGGGTCGCCCATTGGAGAACTCGTACCAGTGTCCAATATGTGGAGAGAGATTTTCTCAGCGAAATCATATGTATGCACACAG ACGGGAAGCCCATTCCACGTTCAAGAGTCCAGTTCGCGTGCGGTTCGCGTGCTCGATGTGCGACGTGAAGCTGCCCACCGAGCGGCTGCTGCAGGCTCACATTGCGCAGTTCCATACTGACGAGGACGAGGAGCCCGAGC AGGTGCAGTTCAAGTGCGTGTTCGCGTCGTGCGGCGCGGTGGTGTCGTCGCCCCGCGAGCACACGGAGCACCTGCTGCGCGCGCACCAGCTGCGCGTGCTCGCCACCAGCGCGCACCGCCCGCCCAAGCGCGGCCGCCCGCCCAAG ATGATGAAGGATCCTCTCGATATCGGTGATCAATCAGAATATGAAGAG GTGCCAATAATAAAACAAGAGCCCCAATTTGTCACGAAGTTCAAAGTGCAAAGTTTGTTCCAATGA
- the LOC123700057 gene encoding farnesol dehydrogenase-like, protein MERWSGKTAVVTGASSGIGAAISVKLADAGLRVVGLAIGDELKSTNYNITLLECDITKPEKIASTFKAIEENFGGIHVLVNCAGVIYPAHITDVGDSPMSNDEVISILDVNVKGMMLCTRHAVASMKKQNFNGHIININSLAGHYIPFSPDMNVYSASKHAVTAFTKALLNELAHFGSSIKVTSISPGLTRTKMALRVGVELDMPILEPSHIADTVLYVLCTPPVVNITELTVQPVSEKRI, encoded by the exons ATGGAGCGTTGGTCGGGCAAGACAGCAGTGGTGACTGGCGCCAGCAGCGGGATTGGGGCCGCCATCTCTGTGAAGCTGGCTGATGCTGGCTTGCGAGTTGTAGGCTTGGCGATAGGTGAT GAATTAAAATCAACAAATTATAACATAACACTCCTAGAATGCGATATCACTAAGCCCGAAAAAATAGCATCTACTTTTAAGGCTATTGAAGAAAATTTCGGCGGAATACACGTGCTCGTCAACTGTGCTGGTGTTATTTATCCAGCTCATATAACAG ACGTTGGTGATTCTCCCATGAGCAATGACGAAGTGATATCAATTCTGGACGTGAATGTGAAGGGAATGATGTTATGCACTCGACACGCAGTCGCGTCTATGAAGAAGCAGAACTTTAATGGTCACATAATCAACATCAATAG cttAGCCGGCCACTACATCCCTTTTTCACCCGACATGAACGTGTATTCAGCGAGCAAGCACGCAGTCACGGCGTTCACTAAAGCACTTCTCAACGAATTGGCCCATTTCGGTAGCAGCATTAAAGTTACg AGCATATCTCCCGGTTTAACAAGAACAAAAATGGCGCTTCGTGTTGGTGTCGAGTTGGATATGCCAATTTTGGAGCCGAGTCACATCGCAGATACAGTGCTGTATGTGCTCTGTACACCACCCGTGGTTAAT ataacAGAATTAACTGTTCAACCAGTGTCAGAGAAGAGGATATAG
- the LOC123700055 gene encoding zinc finger protein 568-like isoform X1: MDKCGICLKPAEQLFETGKDGVYACFKCQPLVPEVTIGDNDQGTSEQSSNNEEDQNYGNYQCNVCQKSFQKNMQLQNHMRNHRAERRFMCTFCNKAFSQSNNLRAHLRIHTNERPYKCQECGKAFTQVTNLNNHVRLHTGERPFVCPEPGCDKAYAQVTNLNQHRKRHLSGRPLENSYQCPICGERFSQRNHMYAHRREAHSTFKSPVRVRFACSMCDVKLPTERLLQAHIAQFHTDEDEEPEQVQFKCVFASCGAVVSSPREHTEHLLRAHQLRVLATSAHRPPKRGRPPKMMKDPLDIGDQSEYEEVPIIKQEPQFVTKFKVQSLFQ, encoded by the exons ATGGATAAATGTGGAATATGTTTAAAGCCAGCAGAG CAACTATTCGAAACTGGCAAGGACGGAGTATATGCCTGTTTCAAATGCCAGCCACTTGTGCCAGAGGTGACCATAGGAGACAATGATCAAGGCACTTCAGAACAATCATCTAATAATGAAGAG GATCAAAATTATGGAAATTATCAGTGTAATGTCTGTCAAAAGTCATTCCAGAAAAATATGCAGTTGCAAAATCACATGCGGAACCATCGCGCCGAGAGACGGTTCATGTGCACGTTCTGTAACAAAG CGTTCTCGCAGTCGAATAATTTGCGAGCACACCTGCGTATCCACACCAATGAGCGACCTTATAAATGTCAGGAATGTGGCAAAGCCTTTACCCAA GTGACGAATTTAAACAATCATGTTCGACTTCACACGGGAGAGAGGCCTTTCGTTTGTCCGGAGCCTGGTTGTGACAAAGCATATGCACAG GTAACAAATCTGAACCAACATCGCAAACGACATCTATCGGGTCGCCCATTGGAGAACTCGTACCAGTGTCCAATATGTGGAGAGAGATTTTCTCAGCGAAATCATATGTATGCACACAG ACGGGAAGCCCATTCCACGTTCAAGAGTCCAGTTCGCGTGCGGTTCGCGTGCTCGATGTGCGACGTGAAGCTGCCCACCGAGCGGCTGCTGCAGGCTCACATTGCGCAGTTCCATACTGACGAGGACGAGGAGCCCGAGC AGGTGCAGTTCAAGTGCGTGTTCGCGTCGTGCGGCGCGGTGGTGTCGTCGCCCCGCGAGCACACGGAGCACCTGCTGCGCGCGCACCAGCTGCGCGTGCTCGCCACCAGCGCGCACCGCCCGCCCAAGCGCGGCCGCCCGCCCAAG ATGATGAAGGATCCTCTCGATATCGGTGATCAATCAGAATATGAAGAG GTGCCAATAATAAAACAAGAGCCCCAATTTGTCACGAAGTTCAAAGTGCAAAGTTTGTTCCAATGA